A part of Micromonospora chersina genomic DNA contains:
- a CDS encoding metal-dependent hydrolase, with amino-acid sequence MMGPSHALSGAAVWLTGSWALDQFADYHQTPLALAVGTAVCAGGALFPDLDLSGKVTRNQGGATVARTFGVFSLFIAEVMEKISLGVYYATKLSRDPRRNNGHRTLTHTIPFTLLVGWGTTALCAAYGKWAVVSILFFMIGLALRGLFDEWAERAGWVVVTLLSAAAAWFTFANLPGDRGYPLIGTAVGVGCFVHILGDMITKAGVPILWPIPIKRRMWTMVGLPNGIALRTGSKAETIVLRAALTVLSVLAAVGLVAPSVLQRFNIEV; translated from the coding sequence ATGATGGGACCGTCCCACGCGCTGTCCGGCGCGGCGGTGTGGCTGACCGGCTCCTGGGCGCTGGACCAGTTCGCCGACTACCACCAGACGCCACTCGCGCTGGCGGTCGGCACCGCGGTCTGCGCGGGCGGGGCGCTCTTCCCCGACCTCGACCTCTCCGGCAAGGTGACCCGCAACCAGGGCGGCGCCACCGTGGCCCGGACCTTCGGGGTGTTCAGCCTCTTCATCGCCGAGGTGATGGAGAAGATCTCGCTGGGCGTCTACTACGCGACCAAGCTCAGCAGGGATCCGCGCCGCAACAACGGGCACCGGACGCTGACCCACACCATCCCGTTCACCCTGCTCGTCGGCTGGGGCACCACAGCGCTCTGCGCCGCGTACGGCAAGTGGGCGGTGGTCAGCATCCTCTTCTTCATGATCGGTCTGGCGCTGCGCGGGCTCTTCGACGAGTGGGCCGAGCGGGCCGGCTGGGTGGTCGTCACCCTGCTGTCGGCGGCCGCGGCCTGGTTCACCTTCGCCAACCTGCCCGGTGACCGCGGCTATCCGCTCATCGGCACCGCGGTCGGGGTGGGCTGCTTCGTGCACATCCTCGGCGACATGATCACCAAGGCGGGGGTGCCGATCCTCTGGCCCATCCCGATCAAGCGGCGGATGTGGACGATGGTCGGGCTGCCCAACGGTATCGCGCTGCGCACCGGGAGCAAGGCCGAGACGATCGTGCTGCGCGCGGCGCTGACCGTGCTCTCCGTGCTCGCGGCGGTGGGGCTCGTCGCGCCCTCGGTGCTCCAGCGGTTCAACATCGAAGTTTGA
- a CDS encoding serine/threonine-protein kinase — MQQVVIAGRYRLLDLVGRGGMGRVWRAWDEMLHREVAVKQVVPPAWLAPHERDELRGRTLREARTAARLSHPNVVRVYDVVRVDGDPWLVMEYVPSRSLQEIVETDGPVDPRRAAGIGLAVLAALRAAHDAGVLHRDVKPGNVLLARDGRALLTDFGLAVFDGGDGMMTRPGLVLGSPQYVAPERAAEGVSSVEADLWSLGATLHAAVEGRSPYARSTAMATLTALASQPPDPAPHAGPLAPVLAGLLRRDPRHRLGHDDAARLLAAATAPAVDVPARPSPAAISPAPDVPALAAGWTGRQQHPDQPQGGPEAAGAQPLAAGPAGADGPAGADGPAGADGPAGADGPATADGPAPAAPATGDSGGGPSRRRRAAARRWGLAAAAAVLAVAAGVGTALAVTDDHDGRSGGDPHADAPDEPWERRPGPPGGPPPGVPPPPFPCVRPDATGTPVRGGSPPTDAALTLPAGWLWYADSAGFRVAVPAGWLRLRSGSTTCFQDPATRRILGVEPYPGGGDSVGQLRAAEQDLTTDGRLPGYERVRLAAAGGGAEWECRWTAPYGERMHALRVLPGDAGGWTLGWTTSDADWSAGAGQLALIRDSFRTGRATRAAG; from the coding sequence GTGCAGCAGGTAGTGATCGCCGGCCGGTACCGCCTGCTCGACCTGGTCGGACGCGGCGGGATGGGCCGGGTCTGGCGGGCCTGGGACGAGATGCTGCACCGCGAGGTGGCGGTGAAGCAGGTGGTGCCGCCGGCCTGGCTCGCCCCGCACGAACGCGACGAGCTGCGCGGCCGCACGCTCCGCGAGGCCCGGACGGCCGCCCGGCTCAGCCACCCGAACGTGGTGCGGGTCTACGACGTGGTGCGGGTCGACGGCGACCCGTGGCTGGTCATGGAGTACGTCCCGTCCCGGTCGCTCCAGGAGATCGTCGAGACGGACGGGCCGGTGGACCCGCGCCGGGCCGCCGGGATCGGGCTGGCGGTGCTGGCCGCGCTGCGCGCCGCGCACGACGCCGGTGTGCTGCACCGCGACGTGAAGCCCGGCAACGTGCTGCTGGCCCGGGACGGCCGGGCGCTGCTGACCGACTTCGGGCTGGCCGTCTTCGACGGCGGCGACGGGATGATGACCCGCCCCGGCCTGGTCCTCGGTTCCCCGCAGTACGTGGCCCCGGAGCGGGCCGCCGAGGGGGTGTCCAGCGTCGAGGCGGACCTGTGGTCGCTGGGCGCCACCCTGCACGCGGCCGTGGAGGGCCGGTCCCCGTACGCCCGCAGCACCGCCATGGCCACGCTGACCGCGCTGGCCAGCCAGCCGCCGGACCCGGCGCCGCACGCCGGCCCGCTGGCGCCGGTGCTGGCGGGGCTGCTCCGCCGCGACCCGCGGCACCGGCTCGGCCACGACGACGCGGCCCGGCTGCTGGCCGCCGCCACCGCGCCCGCCGTCGACGTGCCGGCCCGACCGTCCCCCGCCGCCATCTCGCCGGCCCCCGACGTGCCGGCCCTGGCCGCCGGGTGGACCGGCCGGCAGCAGCACCCGGACCAGCCGCAGGGCGGCCCGGAAGCCGCCGGTGCGCAGCCCCTTGCCGCCGGGCCGGCCGGCGCGGACGGACCAGCCGGCGCGGACGGACCAGCCGGCGCGGACGGACCAGCCGGCGCGGACGGACCAGCCACGGCGGACGGACCGGCGCCGGCCGCGCCCGCCACCGGGGACAGCGGCGGGGGCCCGAGCCGGCGGCGCCGGGCGGCGGCGCGCCGCTGGGGGCTCGCGGCGGCCGCCGCGGTGCTCGCCGTGGCGGCGGGTGTCGGCACCGCGCTGGCGGTCACCGACGACCACGACGGGCGATCGGGCGGCGACCCGCACGCCGACGCGCCGGACGAGCCGTGGGAGCGCCGCCCCGGCCCGCCCGGTGGCCCGCCGCCCGGCGTGCCGCCACCCCCGTTTCCCTGCGTCCGGCCCGACGCCACGGGCACGCCGGTCCGGGGCGGCTCGCCGCCCACCGACGCGGCGCTGACCCTCCCGGCGGGCTGGCTCTGGTACGCCGACTCCGCCGGCTTCCGGGTCGCGGTGCCGGCCGGCTGGCTGCGGCTGAGGTCCGGCAGCACCACGTGCTTCCAGGACCCGGCGACCCGGCGGATCCTCGGTGTCGAGCCGTACCCGGGCGGCGGGGACTCGGTGGGCCAGCTCCGGGCGGCCGAGCAGGACCTCACCACCGACGGCCGGCTGCCCGGGTACGAGCGGGTGCGGCTGGCCGCCGCCGGGGGCGGCGCGGAGTGGGAGTGCCGCTGGACCGCCCCGTACGGGGAGCGGATGCACGCGCTGCGGGTGCTGCCCGGCGACGCCGGCGGGTGGACGCTGGGCTGGACCACGTCCGACGCCGACTGGTCCGCCGGCGCAGGGCAGCTGGCGCTGATCCGGGACAGCTTCCGGACCGGTCGCGCCACCCGCGCGGCCGGCTGA
- a CDS encoding glycosyltransferase family 4 protein, whose translation MSADADVIDIQPARHQRVLILSWEYPPVLVGGLGRHVHALSVALAAAGHEVTVVTRHAEGAPLEEYADGVRILRAAEDPVRFPLATDSLLAWTMAFNHTLTRTALRAAESGAYDVIHAHDWLVAHTAVTLAEHLDLPLVTTIHATEAGRHQGWLPAEMNRTIHGVEHWLSNASARVIACSGYMRDQVARLFDVPAGRIDVVPNGVDDRAWHARPRAVSAARARFAGDGPLVGYAGRLVYEKGVQHLVHAVPHLRDRHPGLRVVIAGDGPYRDELVDQARRLRLADTVRFAGFLDATQLPAVLAATDATVIPSLYEPFGMIALEAAAAGAPLAVADTGGLAEIVEPGVTGVTFPHGDPDALAGAVDRLLGDEVFARRVARRARTMVAERYTWSAIAARTAGSYATARREHGAFQARRATALLAGDRSAITIPDGNLLAGAAS comes from the coding sequence ATGTCCGCTGACGCCGACGTGATCGACATCCAGCCCGCCCGGCACCAGCGGGTGCTGATCCTCTCCTGGGAGTACCCACCCGTGCTCGTCGGTGGCCTCGGCCGCCACGTGCACGCGCTCTCCGTCGCCCTGGCCGCCGCCGGCCACGAGGTCACCGTCGTCACCCGGCACGCCGAGGGCGCGCCCCTGGAGGAGTACGCCGACGGCGTGCGGATCCTGCGGGCCGCCGAGGACCCGGTCCGGTTCCCGCTCGCCACCGACTCGCTGCTGGCCTGGACCATGGCCTTCAACCACACCCTCACCCGGACCGCCCTGCGCGCCGCCGAGTCCGGCGCGTACGACGTCATCCACGCCCACGACTGGCTGGTCGCGCACACCGCGGTCACCCTCGCCGAGCACCTGGACCTGCCCCTGGTCACCACCATCCACGCCACCGAGGCCGGCCGGCACCAGGGCTGGCTGCCGGCGGAGATGAACCGCACCATCCACGGCGTCGAGCACTGGCTGAGCAACGCCTCGGCCCGCGTCATCGCCTGCTCCGGCTACATGCGCGACCAGGTGGCGCGGCTGTTCGACGTGCCGGCCGGGCGGATCGACGTGGTGCCCAACGGGGTGGACGACCGGGCCTGGCACGCCCGCCCCCGCGCGGTCTCCGCCGCCCGGGCCCGGTTCGCCGGGGACGGGCCGCTGGTCGGGTACGCGGGCCGGCTGGTGTACGAGAAGGGCGTGCAGCACCTGGTGCACGCCGTGCCGCACCTGCGGGACCGGCACCCCGGCCTGCGGGTGGTGATCGCCGGCGACGGCCCGTACCGCGACGAACTGGTCGACCAGGCGCGCCGGCTGCGCCTCGCCGACACCGTACGGTTCGCCGGTTTCCTGGACGCCACCCAGCTCCCGGCCGTCCTGGCCGCCACCGACGCGACTGTGATCCCCAGCCTCTACGAGCCGTTCGGCATGATCGCCCTGGAGGCGGCCGCCGCCGGCGCGCCCCTCGCCGTGGCGGACACCGGCGGCCTCGCCGAGATCGTCGAGCCCGGGGTGACCGGGGTGACCTTCCCGCACGGCGACCCGGACGCCCTGGCCGGCGCGGTCGACCGGCTGCTCGGCGACGAGGTCTTCGCCCGCCGGGTGGCCCGCCGCGCGCGCACCATGGTCGCCGAGCGCTACACCTGGTCCGCCATCGCCGCCCGGACCGCCGGCAGCTACGCCACCGCCCGCCGCGAGCACGGCGCGTTCCAGGCCCGCCGGGCGACGGCGCTGCTGGCCGGTGACCGTTCCGCCATCACCATCCCGGACGGGAACCTGCTGGCCGGGGCCGCGAGCTGA
- a CDS encoding amylo-alpha-1,6-glucosidase, which produces MIDIRFGPQVCGELSASSTREWLVTDGRGGYAMGTVAGLRTRRYHGLLVVAGETPAARKVGLVSLDPAVTLPSGRQARLGAHEWSSGVVDPRGFELLERFDLTEGVPRWRWRIGDVVIEREIAMAYGRSCVAVVHRLISGGPVRLDLAAACTWRDAHGERRADGPAPRLEQVAGGAVVDGAFRLAGPDWTPEGQWWLGVRHREEAARGLHPDEDLWYAGRFSGALDEPGAEVSVLAWADDLAEEPPPATALVEAARRRHRAVVAAAKPDDDVDATLALAADAFVVRTATGPDVVAGYPWFGAWSRDTMTSYEGLFLRTNRGEEGRDLLRAYAATLSEGMLANTADTGRVEHNTVDATLWFLHAVSRHVAVTGDTDLGAELLPALHGVVAAHVAGTRYGIRVDPADGLLTQGGPPDVALTWMDARVYGVPVTPRTGKPVEVNALWVNGLAGLAELTELTGRDATELRDRHARAVAAFRERFPTPAGWLHDVVDAPAPAYPLGGAPHHDDDLLRPNQLLAWSLPYAPLEPDEVTLRRVTEALFTPLGPRSLAPDSPGFVGRHRGGPAERDSGYHQGTVWPWLVGPFVDAYRRAGLPTDDLLVGLEGHLTEYGLGSVSETADGLAPHAATGCPFQAWSVAELLRVR; this is translated from the coding sequence TTGATCGACATTCGCTTCGGTCCGCAGGTCTGCGGGGAGCTGTCCGCCTCGTCGACCCGGGAGTGGCTGGTCACCGACGGGCGGGGCGGCTACGCCATGGGCACGGTCGCCGGGCTGCGCACCCGGCGCTACCACGGCCTGCTCGTGGTGGCCGGAGAGACGCCCGCCGCCCGCAAGGTGGGACTGGTCAGCCTCGACCCGGCGGTGACCCTGCCCTCCGGGCGGCAGGCCCGGCTCGGCGCGCACGAGTGGTCCTCCGGCGTGGTCGACCCGCGCGGCTTCGAGCTGCTGGAGCGCTTCGACCTCACCGAGGGGGTGCCCCGCTGGCGCTGGCGGATCGGCGACGTGGTGATCGAGCGGGAGATCGCCATGGCGTACGGCCGGTCCTGCGTGGCGGTGGTGCACCGGCTGATCTCCGGCGGCCCGGTCCGGCTGGACCTGGCCGCGGCCTGCACCTGGCGGGACGCGCACGGCGAGCGGCGGGCGGACGGCCCGGCCCCGCGGCTGGAGCAGGTGGCCGGCGGCGCGGTGGTGGACGGCGCGTTCCGGCTGGCCGGGCCCGACTGGACCCCCGAGGGGCAGTGGTGGCTCGGGGTGCGGCACCGGGAGGAGGCGGCGCGCGGGCTGCACCCCGACGAGGACCTCTGGTACGCGGGCCGGTTCTCCGGCGCCCTCGACGAGCCGGGCGCCGAGGTGTCCGTGCTGGCCTGGGCCGACGACCTGGCCGAGGAGCCGCCGCCGGCGACCGCGCTGGTGGAGGCGGCCCGGCGGCGGCACCGGGCGGTGGTGGCCGCGGCGAAGCCGGACGACGACGTCGACGCGACCCTCGCCCTGGCCGCCGACGCGTTCGTGGTGCGCACCGCCACCGGCCCCGACGTGGTGGCCGGCTACCCCTGGTTCGGGGCCTGGTCGCGGGACACCATGACCTCCTACGAGGGGCTCTTCCTCCGCACCAACCGGGGCGAGGAGGGACGGGACCTGCTGCGGGCGTACGCCGCCACGCTGTCCGAGGGGATGCTCGCCAACACCGCCGACACCGGGCGGGTGGAGCACAACACCGTCGACGCCACGCTGTGGTTCCTGCACGCGGTGAGCCGGCACGTCGCCGTCACCGGGGACACCGACCTCGGCGCGGAGCTGCTGCCGGCGCTGCACGGCGTGGTGGCGGCGCACGTGGCGGGCACCCGCTACGGCATCCGGGTCGACCCGGCCGACGGGCTGCTCACCCAGGGCGGCCCGCCGGACGTCGCGCTCACCTGGATGGACGCCCGGGTCTACGGGGTGCCGGTCACCCCGCGCACCGGCAAGCCGGTCGAGGTCAACGCGCTCTGGGTCAACGGGCTGGCCGGGCTCGCCGAGCTGACCGAGCTGACCGGCCGGGACGCCACCGAGCTGCGGGACCGGCACGCGCGGGCCGTCGCCGCGTTCCGGGAGCGCTTCCCCACGCCGGCCGGCTGGCTGCACGACGTGGTGGACGCGCCGGCGCCCGCGTACCCGCTCGGCGGGGCGCCGCACCACGACGACGACCTGCTCCGCCCCAACCAGCTGCTCGCCTGGTCGCTGCCGTACGCGCCCCTCGAACCGGACGAGGTCACCCTGCGCCGGGTCACCGAGGCGCTGTTCACCCCGCTCGGGCCGCGCAGCCTCGCCCCCGACTCCCCCGGTTTCGTGGGCCGGCACCGGGGTGGCCCGGCCGAGCGGGACTCCGGCTACCACCAGGGCACGGTCTGGCCCTGGCTGGTCGGGCCGTTCGTCGACGCGTACCGCCGGGCCGGCCTGCCCACCGACGACCTGCTGGTGGGACTGGAGGGGCACCTGACCGAGTACGGCCTCGGCTCGGTGAGCGAGACCGCCGACGGCCTGGCCCCGCACGCCGCCACCGGCTGCCCGTTCCAGGCGTGGTCGGTGGCCGAACTGCTGCGCGTCCGGTAA
- a CDS encoding MGH1-like glycoside hydrolase domain-containing protein, translating to MAPVEKYPGGVEDVQVITDRPTSATPDPERHRLAQADAGEQDWRAWGPYLSERAWGTVREDYSEHGTAWDYFPHDHARSRAYRWNEDGMAGVCDDRQTFCFALALWNGRDPILKERMFGLGGDGGNHGEDVKDYWWYEDSTPTHSWMRWRYHYPQAAFPYDELVAVNALRGRDDTEYELVDTGIFDDDRYWAVTVDYAKASPTDLCVLITVANRGDTDETLHVLPTLWFRNTWAWGLPGGDRVPRLVGDGARLVGEHRVLGQLLLEGDGAPTPLLCDNDTNAERLWGLPGRSPYPKDGINDHVVAGADTVNPDREGTKGALHYVLDVPAGGQRQIRLRLTRTAPPPASTPPPPADLGDGFDTVLWARRAEANRFFDSVIPAAASADEALVARQAIAGLMWGKQFYHFDIKRWLEGDPGSTPPPAGRRHGRNSAWWHMNSFDVISMPDPWEYPWYAAWDLAFHCVTIARVDPGFAKEQLLLLLREWYLHPNGQIPAYEWAFGDVNPPVHAWAALKVFEIDGSRDHEFLARVMHKLLLNFTWWVNRKDTGGNNVFEGGFLGLDNVGPFDRSAALPVAGVLEQSDGTGWMAMYALNLLDMAIVLAEHDRAYVDTATKFFEHFAYIAAAAYDQGLWDDEDAFFYDVLRQADGTKVPLKVRSVVGLLPLAAVTRLTARTLHRLPELGARLRWFLTNRPEYAEVIGARRLGPDGRQQRLLSMVGPDQVVRLLARMLDTDEFLSEYGLRTLSRAHLDKPFTVTLGGQEFGVGYEPAESTSGLFGGNSNWRGPIWMPTNFLLISALRDYAAFFGDDLQVEYPTRSGVKRTLDEIADDLSARLISLFTRDGWGRRPIYGAAQLFQTHPDWRDLICFPEYFHGDNGAGLGAWHQTGWTALVADLILTLRR from the coding sequence ATGGCCCCTGTGGAGAAGTACCCCGGGGGCGTCGAAGATGTGCAGGTGATCACTGACCGCCCGACCTCCGCGACCCCCGACCCCGAGCGGCACCGGCTCGCCCAGGCCGATGCCGGGGAGCAGGACTGGCGCGCATGGGGTCCCTATCTGTCCGAGCGGGCGTGGGGGACGGTACGGGAGGACTACAGCGAACACGGCACGGCCTGGGACTACTTCCCCCACGATCACGCGCGGTCCCGAGCCTACCGGTGGAACGAGGACGGCATGGCGGGCGTCTGTGACGACCGGCAGACGTTCTGCTTCGCCCTCGCCCTGTGGAACGGGCGGGACCCGATCCTCAAGGAGCGGATGTTCGGCCTCGGCGGCGACGGCGGCAACCACGGGGAGGACGTGAAGGACTACTGGTGGTACGAGGACTCCACGCCCACCCACTCGTGGATGCGCTGGCGCTACCACTACCCGCAGGCCGCCTTCCCGTACGACGAGCTGGTCGCGGTGAACGCGCTGCGCGGCCGGGACGACACGGAGTACGAGCTGGTCGACACGGGGATCTTCGACGACGACCGGTACTGGGCGGTGACCGTCGACTACGCCAAGGCGTCCCCGACCGACCTGTGCGTGCTGATCACCGTGGCCAACCGGGGCGACACCGACGAGACCCTGCACGTGCTGCCCACCCTCTGGTTCCGCAACACCTGGGCGTGGGGGCTGCCCGGCGGCGACCGGGTGCCCCGGCTCGTGGGCGACGGCGCCCGGCTGGTCGGTGAGCACCGGGTGCTCGGCCAGCTCCTGCTGGAGGGCGACGGCGCGCCCACGCCGCTGCTCTGCGACAACGACACCAACGCCGAGCGGCTGTGGGGGCTGCCGGGGCGGTCGCCGTACCCGAAGGACGGCATCAACGACCACGTGGTGGCCGGCGCCGACACCGTCAACCCGGACCGGGAGGGCACCAAGGGCGCGCTGCACTACGTGCTGGACGTGCCGGCCGGCGGGCAGCGGCAGATCCGGCTGCGGCTGACCCGCACCGCCCCGCCCCCGGCGAGCACCCCGCCACCCCCGGCCGACCTCGGCGACGGGTTCGACACGGTGCTCTGGGCCCGGCGCGCCGAGGCCAACCGCTTCTTCGACAGCGTCATCCCGGCCGCCGCCAGCGCCGACGAGGCGCTGGTGGCGCGGCAGGCCATCGCCGGGCTCATGTGGGGCAAGCAGTTCTACCACTTCGACATCAAGCGCTGGCTGGAGGGCGACCCGGGCTCCACGCCACCGCCGGCCGGCCGCCGGCACGGGCGCAACAGCGCCTGGTGGCACATGAACAGCTTCGACGTGATCTCCATGCCGGACCCCTGGGAATACCCCTGGTACGCCGCCTGGGACCTGGCCTTCCACTGCGTCACCATCGCCCGGGTCGACCCGGGCTTCGCCAAGGAGCAGCTGCTGCTCCTGCTCCGCGAGTGGTACCTGCACCCGAACGGGCAGATCCCGGCGTACGAGTGGGCGTTCGGCGACGTGAACCCGCCCGTGCACGCGTGGGCGGCGCTGAAGGTGTTCGAGATCGACGGCTCCCGGGACCACGAGTTCCTCGCCCGGGTGATGCACAAGCTGCTGCTCAACTTCACCTGGTGGGTCAACCGGAAGGACACCGGCGGCAACAACGTGTTCGAGGGCGGCTTCCTCGGGCTGGACAACGTCGGCCCGTTCGACCGGTCGGCCGCGCTGCCGGTGGCCGGGGTGCTGGAGCAGTCCGACGGCACCGGCTGGATGGCCATGTACGCGCTCAACCTGCTCGACATGGCCATCGTGCTGGCCGAGCACGACCGGGCGTACGTGGACACGGCGACGAAGTTCTTCGAGCACTTCGCGTACATCGCGGCGGCCGCGTACGACCAGGGGCTCTGGGATGACGAGGACGCGTTCTTCTACGACGTGCTCCGGCAGGCCGACGGCACGAAGGTGCCGCTGAAGGTCCGCTCGGTGGTCGGGCTGCTGCCGCTCGCGGCGGTCACCCGGCTCACCGCGCGGACCCTGCACCGGCTGCCCGAGCTGGGCGCCCGGCTGCGCTGGTTCCTCACCAACCGCCCCGAGTACGCCGAGGTCATCGGCGCCCGCCGGCTCGGCCCGGACGGCCGGCAGCAGCGGCTGCTCTCCATGGTCGGCCCCGACCAGGTGGTGCGCCTGCTCGCCCGGATGCTGGACACCGACGAGTTCCTCTCGGAATACGGGCTGCGCACGCTCTCCCGCGCCCACCTGGACAAGCCGTTCACGGTCACCCTCGGCGGCCAGGAGTTCGGCGTGGGCTACGAGCCGGCCGAGTCGACGAGCGGCCTGTTCGGCGGCAACTCCAACTGGCGCGGCCCGATCTGGATGCCGACGAACTTCCTGCTGATCAGCGCGCTGCGCGACTACGCCGCCTTCTTCGGCGACGACCTCCAGGTGGAGTATCCGACCCGGTCCGGGGTGAAGCGCACCCTCGACGAGATCGCCGACGACCTGTCGGCCCGGCTGATCTCGCTGTTCACCCGGGACGGCTGGGGCCGGCGGCCGATCTACGGCGCGGCCCAGCTCTTCCAGACCCACCCGGACTGGCGGGACCTGATCTGCTTCCCGGAGTACTTCCACGGCGACAACGGCGCCGGCCTCGGCGCCTGGCACCAGACCGGGTGGACCGCGCTGGTCGCCGACCTGATCCTCACCCTGCGCCGCTGA
- a CDS encoding HAD family hydrolase: MPQRREAAVLVFDADDTLWENNVLFERVIDDFLTWLDHPTLDRVEIRAVLDDIERANAVAHGYGSKVFLRSLGECLEKLRARPATDRERAEIDDLAAALVGHQVELMPGVAETLDDLATRHELLLLTKGEREEQQRKLDACGLLHHFRAAHIVPEKDADTYRWLAREHAFDPATAWMVGNSPRSDILPARAAGLNAVFIPNENTWVLEHDELDPSDPGVIRLAAFPDLVRHF; the protein is encoded by the coding sequence ATGCCACAGCGCCGGGAGGCCGCGGTGCTGGTCTTCGACGCCGACGACACGCTCTGGGAGAACAATGTCCTCTTCGAGCGGGTGATCGACGACTTCCTCACCTGGCTGGACCATCCGACGCTCGACCGGGTCGAGATCCGGGCGGTGCTCGACGACATCGAGCGGGCCAACGCGGTCGCGCACGGCTACGGCAGCAAGGTCTTCCTGCGCAGCCTGGGGGAGTGCCTGGAGAAGCTGCGGGCGCGCCCGGCCACCGACCGGGAGCGCGCCGAGATCGACGACCTGGCGGCGGCGCTTGTCGGCCACCAGGTCGAGCTGATGCCCGGCGTGGCGGAGACCCTTGACGACCTGGCCACCCGGCACGAGCTGCTGCTGCTCACCAAGGGGGAGCGCGAGGAGCAGCAGCGCAAGCTCGACGCCTGCGGGCTGCTGCACCACTTCCGCGCCGCGCACATCGTGCCGGAGAAGGACGCCGACACCTACCGTTGGCTGGCCCGCGAGCACGCCTTCGACCCGGCCACCGCCTGGATGGTCGGCAACTCCCCGCGCTCGGACATCCTGCCCGCCCGGGCCGCCGGCCTGAACGCGGTGTTCATCCCCAACGAGAACACCTGGGTGCTGGAGCACGACGAGCTGGACCCGTCCGACCCCGGGGTGATCCGGCTGGCCGCGTTCCCCGACCTGGTCCGGCACTTCTGA
- a CDS encoding DUF4184 family protein, with amino-acid sequence MPLTFPSHLAPVLPLKLWRPHWFDGVALSTGAVAPDVGYLFTGTALAPGLRTHTLGGLLWWCLPVALAYAWIVRRVIAGVAVHLPGQRLFGWPDHVALAGVRHPWQVTVCSALIGAFSHVAWDRVTHSDRWPRLLGIADFHALTGLYWWQLSDVTGTLGGGLLVAALAVRAARRHEIFEGVPPPGPRARPGVFWAVALAVTGLGTLLLPGLPAATVPAPAGVRLLHLAAAALIAGAAAAGALAAPPPEALRSHRLEDKQRPSG; translated from the coding sequence GTGCCGCTGACCTTCCCGTCGCACCTGGCGCCGGTGCTGCCGCTGAAGCTGTGGCGGCCGCACTGGTTCGACGGGGTGGCGCTGTCCACCGGCGCGGTCGCCCCGGACGTGGGCTACCTGTTCACCGGCACCGCGCTCGCCCCCGGGCTGCGGACGCACACCCTCGGCGGGCTGCTCTGGTGGTGCCTGCCGGTCGCCCTCGCGTACGCCTGGATCGTCCGCCGGGTGATCGCGGGGGTCGCCGTGCACCTGCCCGGCCAGCGGCTGTTCGGCTGGCCCGACCACGTCGCGCTGGCCGGCGTCCGGCATCCCTGGCAGGTCACCGTCTGCTCGGCGCTGATCGGCGCGTTCAGCCACGTCGCCTGGGACCGGGTCACCCACAGCGACCGGTGGCCGCGCCTGCTCGGCATCGCCGACTTCCACGCGCTGACCGGGTTGTACTGGTGGCAGCTGTCCGACGTGACGGGCACCCTGGGCGGCGGGTTGCTGGTCGCCGCCCTGGCGGTGCGCGCCGCACGCCGGCATGAGATCTTCGAGGGTGTCCCGCCGCCGGGGCCGCGGGCCCGTCCGGGCGTGTTCTGGGCAGTGGCCCTGGCGGTCACCGGGCTCGGGACGCTGCTGCTGCCGGGCCTGCCGGCGGCCACCGTCCCGGCGCCGGCCGGTGTGCGCCTGCTGCACCTCGCGGCGGCCGCGCTGATCGCCGGGGCGGCCGCGGCCGGAGCCCTGGCCGCGCCCCCGCCGGAGGCCCTGCGCAGTCATCGCCTCGAAGACAAACAGCGCCCGTCCGGCTGA
- a CDS encoding L,D-transpeptidase family protein has product MKPTKAARLTSLPAATAQVLIVTGEGWRTTHATLETYDRAGDDWRTALPPLPARIGADGFSDRHVEGVPTTPTGVYAIGPTVYGIAPNPGVRHPYHRVAVDDWWNAEPESPHYNSFQRSAEPLGGQSEALWREDPAYTHFAVITYNMPPTVPAPVPHAGSGIFLHEFSRAEGNPTAGCVSLSHEHLVGVLTWLDPEAAPHIVLSPAEHLDNY; this is encoded by the coding sequence GTGAAGCCGACGAAGGCCGCCCGGTTGACCTCCCTGCCAGCCGCCACGGCGCAGGTCCTCATCGTCACCGGCGAGGGTTGGCGCACCACCCACGCCACCCTGGAGACGTACGACCGCGCCGGCGACGACTGGCGAACGGCCCTGCCCCCGTTGCCGGCCCGGATCGGCGCCGACGGCTTCAGCGACCGGCACGTCGAGGGCGTGCCGACCACCCCGACCGGCGTCTACGCCATCGGCCCCACCGTTTACGGCATCGCTCCGAACCCGGGCGTCCGCCACCCGTACCACCGGGTGGCTGTCGACGACTGGTGGAACGCCGAGCCGGAGTCCCCGCACTACAACAGCTTCCAGCGCTCCGCCGAGCCGTTGGGCGGCCAGAGCGAGGCGCTGTGGCGGGAGGACCCGGCGTACACCCACTTCGCGGTGATCACCTACAACATGCCGCCGACCGTCCCGGCCCCGGTGCCGCACGCCGGCAGCGGCATCTTCCTGCACGAGTTCAGCCGTGCCGAGGGCAACCCCACGGCCGGCTGCGTGAGCCTGTCCCACGAGCACCTGGTCGGGGTGCTCACGTGGCTCGACCCGGAGGCGGCGCCGCACATCGTGCTCAGTCCCGCCGAACACCTCGACAACTACTGA